The Carassius gibelio isolate Cgi1373 ecotype wild population from Czech Republic chromosome B14, carGib1.2-hapl.c, whole genome shotgun sequence genome has a segment encoding these proteins:
- the LOC127971936 gene encoding interleukin-17B-like, with amino-acid sequence MPTDTKNRSREGKSRRRKLESHARRNASSIKISPDPMMTGPESGVMPGAVEIDFDKSIEDMVSQVRNNPNLSVNKCVVDRKLWMSNSRSLSPWSYRINHDESRKPVDIPEAVCSCEGCINPFTMQEDRTMTSALIHAKIPVRRLLCHRPTRKPTKQKNCVPRYRSVVESIAVGCTCIVG; translated from the exons ATGCCCACTGACACAAAGAACAGAAGTAGAGAAGGAAAGTCTCGGAGACGGAAACTGGAGTCTCATGCTCGCCGGAATGCCTCTTCTATCAAAATCTCCCCAGATCCGATGATGACAGGTCCAGAATCAGGAGTGATGCCTGGTGCTGTTGAAATTGACTTTGACAAGAGTATCGAGGATATGGTGTCTCAGGTCCGAAACAATCCCAACTTATCCGTAAACAAATGTGTGGTGGATCGCAAACTTTGGATGTCAAACAGTCGCAGCCTTTCTCCCTGGTCCTacag AATCAATCACGATGAGTCCCGTAAACCAGTGGACATCCCGGAGGCTGTGTGCTCCTGTGAGGGCTGCATCAATCCATTCACCATGCAGGAGGATCGCACCATGACCAGCGCCCTCATCCACGCCAAGATCCCCGTGCGCAGACTGCTGTGCCATCGGCCAACCAGGAAACCGACGAAGCAGAAGAATTGCGTTCCCCGTTACAGATCGGTGGTGGAGAGCATCGCCGTGGGATGCACGTGCATCGTGGGCTAG